The following nucleotide sequence is from Sander vitreus isolate 19-12246 chromosome 11, sanVit1, whole genome shotgun sequence.
CCCAGCTGTGTCTAACAAACTGAATTGTCCAACATGCTCAAAGCCACAGGGATTGCTTTGAAGATTTTCATGACCTCAACTTTggagtgcaagtgtgtgtgtgtctttaaagCATGCATAGAAATAAACCAAAACCCTCTCCTCTCACCACTTCGGGTTAAAGCAGCTGCACTGTGATGCTTGCATGTGACTGCCTCCCCTCTCCCAGTCCTGCATCCATCTTGTTATATTCTATCATTGGTGAGCTTATGAGAGTTAGGTCACAAGAATACAGCATCAGTTTAACCTAAATACCAGACCTtgaactcacaaacacacacagcagcttgAAAGCCAGCTCACATGCACTCGCACAGAGGGCCAACTTTCGGTCCGCTCTTACAGGAAACAGCGGGttaaagaggaggaggggagtcTAGAAAAACAGGGAGGAGAAAAGATTTCAGAGCATGGGAATGGGCCCAAAGGAAAACACAGCTCAGACTCCAGATGTGGAAACACCCTGTACAGACGcaaacacaaacccacacacacacacacacacacttatacaaaGACATACACATAAGAAAAGGAGGAGGTAATGAGGGTCATAAAGCAGCTCTTGGAGCTCCGCTTGGCATCTTGTGATTGGTTGGTTTGTAGCTCTAGTGAACTCCATGTTTGGCAAGTCCTCTGGCAATATctttcaacaaacaaacaaaagacaaagaaacaaaggCAAGTGTCAACAACAGAAAATGAGACTGACTAAATGTACTGGAAAAACTACAGTTTGATTGTAGTCCTGTAAGGTCTCATCATGCTTACATCATGTCTTTGTTTCCCTTagcacacttacacacagagATAATACTGTTGTCAACCCTACAGCTGTTTTAATTTGAAGCATTGCCTTGTGTAATCCACTCTAAAGACATCAGCTTTTCTAAGTGGAGTATGGTCAGCTCTCACTTCTTAGTCTGCAACATTAGTGGCAACATAAGTGGGTCTCCAGAGACCTTAATTAAAAGGGCATGCAATTAAACATGAACAGGGATAAGGCATTTACTGGAAagcataataatcataataatctgTTACTTTAACAACAGAAATGTTTAGATTTTAAAATGTGCAACTTGATCCAGATCTAAATTGAAATACACAATAATAGGTAAGGTAAAAATAGATAGGTAAGACCGTAGCCCTATTTTTTAGAGAATCTAAAGTCAAGCTCAAGAATATTCAGACTTTGCACAAGGATGCAATGTGTTTCAAGTGAGTCAAAGGCATAGACCACAAAGTCATGGCCATTTTAATTTATCATGTTGGTGAGGTAGCGCCACCTTGAGGGAAAATGTCATCAATCTTTGAAGGTTGGCTCAGAGTTGACATGTGCATGCATCTTTTAAATTTGCTAAAATTAAACGGTCCAAAAAGCAATTTATATTAAATAGGCCACACTTACAGTTGGATTTGGAGTTATGCAAGTATGTTAAATTAtgtaccaaaataaaaaaaaaattggaaaggAGGAGTGGTGGAAAAGGTGTTGATGTATTTCCAAATGatggaaatactgtacatatttaggGAGGATATCTATAGATAAATATGTGTTAGACCAAGTAATTCAGGGGGAAATAACACAATTCAGGGGTTATAAGAAAGCAGTTCTTTATGAATGGCAACAAAAATCTAGGCAAACCATCTTTTGCCCCAGGCCTAACTTTCCACTAAATTTCTTTAAAGTCTGTTTTTGAGATATCTTGCTGCAATGGTATTTCAACAATGTGTTTACTTTCTTTCAGGAGCTGCAGAGCAAGAGCAAAGTGTGCGCCAATGTGTTCTGTGGGGCCGGCAGAGAGTGTGCTGTTACAGAGAAAGGGGAGCCCAGCTGTCTGTGTATAGAGGTAAGTGTTTGGGTGTGCAGCTCTACAGAGACTATGTGACATTACTTTCACACAAGAAAGGAGTGGTaatgtaagaagaaaaaaaagacgtgATTAAATTTCCCCCTAGTTTTCACgtctcttcctcccctctccctctccctctctctctccctctccctctccctttccaGAGTTGTAAGCCCCACAAGAGGTCAGTGTGTGGCAGCAATGGTAAGACCTACAGGAATCACTGTGAGCTCCACAGGGATGCTTGTCTGACTGGCTTGAAGATACAGGTGGCCCATGATGGACACTGCCATGGTACGAGCAGcagcacattacattttggttAAATCATGATAAAACTTCTCTACTAGCAGAACAGCCACCTATACTGTTTATGTAAttcatatgtactgtatatgtatcatTTTGCAATTAACAAATGGCTCATTCAGCTTCTGTTTCAAATATGGAAAGGCTACACCAGTGCATTTGAGTGCTTCACCATCCATAAATAGCTGGCGGATAGAATGGGACCCCCTCTGGTCACCATGGTTCTCTTGTAACATATGTGTCTGTCACTCTAAGTACTGGATAAACAGATACAAGATATGAGCAAACAAGATGTCACTTTCTCTCACCACAGGGTCCACTAGGAGTTGTTATGAAGCTTTCCATTGTATCACACAATCCttctcagcagatggagtttgcccAGTGGTCATTGAATTGTagatgtcctttttttttccttctaatCTATGTTGACCTCAAAGTTTAGATTGAAAGTTCCTTCTCAACCTCTGTAGTAGTTTTATGAGCTGCTGTTCCCATGGTCACTTTTACAATCTCAGTAAATTACACCTCCAAGTGTTATATTATGTGTaatgttattaataattaaaaaatatattattatcaaGGCCAACAAAGTGTTCTGATAGTCAAGGACACTTTATCTAGAGGAGTTGCCACATCTGAATAGGATAGAAGACGAGAGCACCTTGGATGgatattttaaacatgttttatacgGTGAAGCTAGCTACATTGAATAATTGAGAAACCGTGTAGCGGTTAAAAATACCCTTTTTACTGCTATTGCTTTCTGATTCCTTACCGAAATTGTGTAGTTAGGGTGACAGCAACACAGACTTACAACAACACTTGAGTAGGGACGAAGTTTTTTTCTCCTGATAACCCAGTGACCCAGCACTGATTCAATACCAATGCTCTCTTTTTTCCGAATGTACTATACCTCACTGCATAGAACTCAATAGAATACTTTTTCTGTAAGATAATATACAGACTTCTTTGGAAATAAAAACTGAGGTGGGGGCCTTTCATGACTGAATTGATCTAACTGGTAGTTAGTTACTTACTGGTAGTAACAAATTTTGAATAATTTTTTAAGGCCATTGACCAAGAAACTGCATTTATTGGAAATTGGTCACTGTAAAGGTCAGTATTGACATCAATACCAATATGGcatatcagatcggtgcatccctcTTCCTCAGTGTTCTGTATTGCGGAGTTGGGGGTCAAATACACGGTGGAAGCTCAAATATTAAAGCCAAACGTTGTTATTGTTTGGTTCTTTCACCAATGGCCCAATGTGGACAGTAAGCTCTTACGTTTATTATCCCATCATGATTTTCTATCATTTTCTATCAGACCACCCTTTAGATTAGATTTAGATTGACCCTGTATAGTGCTGataatactgtacacacaccgGTAGACCGGAGGGTTCGGGTGGTTCgaaagaccccccccccactgccAAAGGTCCATAGTTTAAGtccgttttttgttgttgttgtaataaacaagtgtctttttaaataacaaCTGTCAATAATtcgaatcccccccccccaaataaaaatgATCTAAGCACCATTTCTATAAATGTGTTAACTGGCACACAACACTAAGGTCTAATGTATAAACAATCCACGCAACTAACTTTATGCACTCATAGCAAAATCTGTGAGGCCAAGGACATCAAAATGAAGTATTTGAACCTCATAATCAAATACTAAATGAGGGAAAACTGCAAAAAGGTCTACTTTATGAAAAAAGAACTGGTTGTGTGATCTCTGAACTAGCCAATATTCATTAAACTGATGTGAGGTTAAAAAGTCAACATATAAGGCCACGCACACATCACTGCAGACTCCTGTCCTGGCCTTAACTTATCTATTAATGCATCAAATTTTAGCATCTTATCTTGAGTGAACTTTCAATGTTCCCAGTGGTAGTAGTTATGTCATACTTTCCTCTGCAGACCTTTGGCCAAGTGCTCAGAGACAGCCAGAGTTTATCTCCAATAATCTATATCAAGTCAACAATGTtcaattgatttttttgttgttgttgcttcaaATGttatattctttctttcttgtttaaTCACCTGTAGAGAAGAAAGCAGAGCAGGCAGCTGCCAGCCcaggtgaggtgtgtgtgtgtgtgtgtgtgtgtgtgtgtgtgtgtgtgtgtgtgtgtgtgtgtgtgtgtgtgtgtgtgtgtgtgtgtgtgggttgtattgcatatatgtatatattcatGTTCTGCAGGCTTGAAAGTGCTTACAATTTTAGTGAAACCGTGGATTTGAGCCATGGTTCACAGATGGGTTGTGGGTTGGTGTGGTGTTAAGATTGGTTATTATGATAATAACTGAATTGTACGGTCTAAAGGAAAGGACTTAAGGAAAATGCTAATACTGACGCATGCACAAAATGACGGGTCAATTGTGATATAGCTTGCAAGATAAATTTTACCCTTTGGATTAGTTATTATTACTTTTGACCTATGGATATGTTCCCAACCCTGCAGTGGTTTGCTACGCTGCTGACCGCAATGAGCTGAGGAGTCGTGTGATCCAGTGGCTGCAGACTGAGGTTGTCCCAGACGGCTGGTTTGCCAAGGGATCCAACTTCTCTGACATCCTGCTCAAATACTTCAAGGTGGGCTTCTTTTCTCTGAACAGGACAGAATGGACCCTGGTCTCAATTAGTGCACACAATTGATCCTACACCATTCTTTATACAGAATACCccagtgtatttatttatatttataggcCTCCTCCAACCACCCTCGTGCTTAAAGCTGTGTCTAATTATTCATGTAGCAGACTTTTTCAAGCGTGTCAGCTGATGGTTCTAATTCAGTTTAATGAGGTCCTGCAGAGGAGGACCCCTGCCGCTCTATGGGCTGACATGAATGCCATTAAAGCAGAAGAGCAGATAGTTTTTTTGAACAGTTTGTGTAAACAGCAGTTTCCCACCATACAAATATGCTGCATATTTTGAGAGTATACTTACCCTTAACTTTATGTAGCATCTCATGGTCTCAAGGTCCAACTATTAGTATAACTATATAAGTATTACTGCCAAACTATTTCAAAAGCCTTGGCTAAAGTAGACCTATTATATActgttcaggttcatacttgtactttGTGTTTCTACTAGCACATATTtatatgctttaatgttcaacaatactttattttctcatactgcccatggctgctgcacctgtattcaccctctatCTGAGACGCTCTGTTAGAGGGCCTGACTTTTTAAGCCCTCcacccgaaaaagcccagtctgctctgattagtCAGCATTTCCAGATCTCCAGAGTCTCCTCTAAAAAGATTTGTACAAAAGATTTGTTCACTGAATCGTTCAGTGCTTGACCAGAGCTCTGACTGTAGTAACCCACTCAATGAACTGAACAATGTCTGAACGTTCAGTTCAGCTCGCTAGTGAACTGGGAACGGAGAGTTTAGTCATGTACCGTTTGCAAACTGTAAGGCATGGAAAGACAGATATGAACAGAGGCAAGGCAAGGCTTTATTTGtatacatttcagcaacagggcaattcaaagtgctttacataaaacattaaagagcagttgaaaacaataaagaatataaaaacagatacaataCAGTGTTATAGAACGCTAGTGTGGAACAATGTATAAGCTGTTGCTCTATACACGTAATCCAACACCAATCCTTGCCGTTCCCAGAGACACCGACTGTGCGTCAAACTGCAGAATGATGAGCTCCACACAATCATTAATATCCTCCGCTCTCGTGTTTCACAGTAAAAAGATATAAATAGAAGACTAGCCGTTTGTAGAGCGGATCTAGGGTGGATAAATGAAACTGAACGTTGTCGGTACCAGTCACAAACAGGCTTGAATTGGGCTATTCAGTTCCAGTTGATTTTAGCTCACaaggatttcttttaaatacgttcaactttttatttgaagctttggccacATTGAAAGCTGTGGTAGGCTCTTAATTTTTGGCGCCTTTAGGCAAaaattccataataatctttcagcatattgtaattaaaGTGGTTTGAGAGACCAgactagacttctgcaccttCAAAGCCATCAAATttcaatcacaggtcattttcattttctactgGCTGTTCTGCGTATGCATTTACTGTGTGACAAAGAGGGGAGATGGAGAGttgcaggaagaggtctcacttTACTTTAAATTCTGGAGTTTTTTGCATTCGACCCACTTGGGCTTTAATATATGCATccgacattgtaacattatagatatgacgAAAAATACGGAAAACcataataggtctcctttaagtCGCCTTGCAGAGACAGTATTACAGAGCATTTAGGTTAATAAGCAGCTACAATGTTAATTTAATATGAGCAATGAATATACATTCATATAAAGATGCATGCCAAAAATGACTATATGAATAGAATTCTTCATGTTCCCACACCCATTTGACTGACCTGTCCATCAGAAACAACAAGTAATATTTCCATGCACATGACACAAATCTATCACAATATAGTGGAACCCCTGAAGatgtttgtgtaatgtttgTATCAGGCAGTCTAAAAGTTAATTGTGAAATGTTAGTGTTATTGTTCATAttctactgtacatacataccgTTAACCGTGCCTCTCTCATGTCTGTCCATGTTTCTGTAGTCGTATGACAATGGTGATTCTCAGCTGGACTCCTCAGAGCTGCTCAAATTCATCCAGCAGAATGACTCAGTTGTGGAGTTGCAGTCCTACGCAGACCAGGAGAGCAACAAGCTGCTTAggtcagtgtgtttgtttgtcgtTTTGCATGCTTACAATGGTGTTTTTGAGGGCAGGGTGGAGTAAAAAAGGCTACTGTTTGCATTCTTCCCTTAAactctgtgaaaaaaaatcggTGGTAATGCTTGCACATACAGATCCAAatctgtgtgctgctgtgctatTTTAAGCTATGCAGCGAAAGTCATTGAACTCTATCTAAACAGTGCAAACTTTACTGAAGGCCTCCTATGGGAGCCTGCGCTGGCATAAACACCTGTGCTCTGTGGGATATAACACTCTAAACCAATTATCATTTCTTCTGTATGCTTATTTTCTCAGCAATGTTCTGTTGCCACTATATGGACCAGCTGATATTTATtcaatgtgtgcatgtatatttGTGCTTCCCAGGAGCCTGTGTGTGGATGCCCTCATTGAGCTCTCTGATGAAAACGCCGACTGGAAACTGAGCTTTGATGAGTTCCTGAACTGCCTGAAGCCTGGCTTCAATCCACCAGAGAAGAGTGAGTACTTGTTTGTGTACTTTGACGTCACATAAAGTTACACACCGGTGGATATAGTGTATGGATGCATTGACATTAACTCACTCAGGCAATCCCAACACCCAGCAAACTGTGGAAATGCCTCAAATTGCTTTTCATACTAGTCAGTCTGCTCAGTCATGTGATGTCGATATATCTGGGACAACGTTCACAGGAAGCAGAGGCAACTTTTTTACATTTAGCTATGGAGCACTGAACcctgaatttatttatttatttttatctctgACACACATGCTTACTGTAAATTCTGCTTAGCGGGGGTTGTTGGTGGATTTGCTGACTTTTGATTAAGCTAAAGCTTGTGACTTTCAAATGAAGCTACTAGACAAATGATGTGGTGTTTTGAAATGCTGACAAGCCTTGGTCATGGATTACAGTGTAATGCTGTTTCTATTATCATTCTGCCAACAGTCTATTATCTGTGGTCTTGGCTGAATATTTTGCCATGTGTCTTTCTGCAGAATGCGCCTTGGAGGATGAGACATATGAGGACGGAGCAGAGACTCAAGTAGAGTGTAACcgatgtgtttgtgcatgcggCAACTGGGTCTGCACTGCTATGACCTGCACTGGTGAGTTGAAATACAAGATGTGACCTTTTTGCTATTTATTCTTTCGATCATTctattcacacactcacacattaaGACAAATGCCCCATGGCCATTTTTGACCATTTCGTTATCTGTAGACAAAACAGCAGCTGTGGATGAGTCAGCAGATGCTGGGGCGGAGATGACTGAGGAGGAGTGGAACCTCCGTGTGGCTGAGCTCAACAAGCACCAGGTCTGTCTTTGCCCTCTGAAAACCCctgtaaacaataaaaaaaattttaacaTACTCATCATATCAGTCAACATAAATCAGAATTAGAAGTACATTCAAGATTTCTCTACAGAAAAGGACAAAACACCTAGACTTAGTCACATCTTTTAAAGTGTATTTCAAAGCTCCGTCACTGCCCACTGCTCATAAGATTCTGCTTGGTTCTGAGATCTATGAAATATCACTGACATGAACAAGTGTCTGTTTTTAGATTCCTTCAGGGTATAACCTTGATTACTTGCGATGTGTTTCTGGACAAAGAGCATTCGAATCAAACTGCTCAGCCAGCACAAAATAATTCACATGGGAATTGGTAGGGGTACATTtttatgtgactgtgtgtgtaccaACCTAACATAGCTCGGTGAGCCAGGGTATCAGCAGCTTTATGACTCCTGGCTTGAAAAGTGAAACAGTAAATCCAAAGCtgtgaaataaagaaatgttgttgttgtttttttttttaaattaggtcaataaaactatgaaatggATATGAAATAGAAGGCAGATGGCAGAAAAAATGATCACCAacattttcccttttatttaaaattttaGAAAGGGATGTCCTTAACTAAGATTTTGTGTGGATGATTCCGAATCATAACGTATTATATAATCAGTTATTCCTAAGAGTGAATTATGTTACCTGTTGCCATCTTCTTCATGCCTTGTGGCGCATAAGGCCTTAAGAGTGAATTATACATTGCTGGAATTAGGAAAGCCAGCATCTAGCAGTCTTAAAGGGGAACACAAACGACTTTACACATCAAAGTATGCTTACAGGTCTTGTGAAGTACTACTGTGAAAAAAGTTGTATCAAGCCTTTTATGGCTACAAagggagctgtgtgaagtc
It contains:
- the fstl1b gene encoding follistatin-related protein 1b, translating into MMLRSVAVLLLLAVAVSNAEELQSKSKVCANVFCGAGRECAVTEKGEPSCLCIESCKPHKRSVCGSNGKTYRNHCELHRDACLTGLKIQVAHDGHCHEKKAEQAAASPVVCYAADRNELRSRVIQWLQTEVVPDGWFAKGSNFSDILLKYFKSYDNGDSQLDSSELLKFIQQNDSVVELQSYADQESNKLLRSLCVDALIELSDENADWKLSFDEFLNCLKPGFNPPEKKCALEDETYEDGAETQVECNRCVCACGNWVCTAMTCTDKTAAVDESADAGAEMTEEEWNLRVAELNKHQETVQKMKSSTKEA